A genomic window from Brassica oleracea var. oleracea cultivar TO1000 chromosome C8, BOL, whole genome shotgun sequence includes:
- the LOC106310347 gene encoding probable indole-3-pyruvate monooxygenase YUCCA8 gives MESMVRLMDQEQEVTTTTNRCIWVNGPVIVGAGPSGLATAACLREQNVPFVVLERADCIASLWQNRTYDRLKLHLPKKFCQLPKMPFPESFPEYPTKRQFIDYLESYASRFDINPKFNECVQTARFDETSGLWRVKTVSSTESTRTEVEYICRWLVVATGENAERVVPEIDGLDEFTGEVIHACDYKSGEKFAGKKVLVVGCGNSGMEVSLDLANHFAKPSMVVRSSFHVMPREVMGKSTFELAMKMLAWLPLWLVDKILLVLCWLVLGNIEKYGLKRPEMGPMALKSVKGKTPVLDIGALEKIRSGKINVVPGVKRFDGNRVELVNGEQLEIDSVVLATGYRSNVPYWLQESEFFAKNGFPKAANSGWKGRTGLYAVGFTRRGLSGVSMDAVKIAQDIGSVWKLETKQPSKRSTASHRRCISQQF, from the exons ATGGAGAGTATGGTTCGTTTGATGGATCAAGAACAAGAAGTAACAACAACAACTAACCGGTGCATTTGGGTCAACGGACCGGTTATCGTCGGAGCAGGACCGTCCGGTTTAGCTACAGCCGCTTGTCTCCGGGAACAAAACGTTCCTTTCGTCGTCCTCGAGAGAGCGGATTGCATTGCTTCACTATGGCAAAACAGAACATACGACCGTCTCAAGCTCCACCTCCCTAAGAAGTTCTGCCAATTACCGAAAATGCCCTTCCCGGAGAGCTTCCCTGAGTACCCGACGAAGCGGCAGTTCATCGACTACCTCGAGTCCTACGCCTCCCGATTCGATATAAACCCGAAGTTCAACGAGTGTGTGCAAACCGCCCGGTTCGATGAGACGAGCGGGTTGTGGCGAGTCAAGACCGTGTCGAGCACCGAGTCAACTCGGACGGAGGTCGAGTATATATGCCGGTGGCTTGTGGTGGCTACGGGAGAGAATGCAGAGAGAGTGGTGCCGGAGATTGATGGGCTTGATGAGTTTACCGGCGAGGTGATCCACGCATGTGATTACAAGTCCGGTGAGAAGTTCGCCGGGAAGAAAGTACTAGTCGTCGGTTGTGGAAACTCCGGCATGGAGGTATCTCTCGACCTCGCTAATCACTTCGCTAAGCCTTCCATGGTCGTGAGAAGCTCG TTTCATGTGATGCCGAGAGAAGTAATGGGGAAGTCAACGTTTGAGCTTGCCATGAAGATGCTAGCATGGCTTCCTTTATGGCTCGTGGACAAGATATTGTTGGTTCTGTGTTGGCTCGTGCTTGGGAACATCGAGAAGTACGGTTTGAAACGACCCGAGATGGGTCCGATGGCGCTAAAGAGTGTGAAAGGGAAGACGCCGGTGCTTGACATCGGAGCTTTGGAGAAGATCCGATCAGGAAAGATCAATGTGGTTCCAGGGGTTAAAAGGTTTGATGGGAACAGAGTCGAGTTAGTTAATGGGGAACAACTCGAGATTGACTCAGTTGTGCTCGCAACTGGTTACCGTAGCAACGTCCCTTATTGGCTACAG GAGAGTGAGTTCTTTGCAAAGAATGGTTTCCCGAAAGCAGCGAACAGCGGTTGGAAAGGAAGGACCGGGTTGTATGCGGTCGGGTTTACGAGGAGAGGGCTCTCAGGTGTGTCTATGGACGCGGTTAAGATCGCACAAGACATAGGCTCTGTCTGGAAACTTGAAACAAAACAACCTTCGAAACGGTCGACGGCTTCTCATAGAAGATGTATCTCCCAACAATTCTAA